The Ananas comosus cultivar F153 linkage group 6, ASM154086v1, whole genome shotgun sequence genome segment TGAAATTGATCCCCCTAAAGAAATAAGTGGAACAAAGGGCTAAAATGGTAATTGTATATTttaaagcaaaagcaaaaaaatgatTGAGTAACGGAAGTCAGCAAAATAGTAACCGGAAGGCGCatttatgaaagaaatattgtatttagaggcgtattttatgaaaatttaaaaattgaagaggtatttatgatatttccaTAGTTTTGTGAGGCGTAAATGAAATTAACTCCATAGAGAGAAGCAGAGatgagagagcagagagagttgagctacaAATTCTTTCAAAAGTATAAAGAGTGgttgttttgagtttttaagCCATGGATTGTATGAAGAGatatagggttgagatgattggTAATAGTGGTGAGTGAGATGATGTGATAGGTGTGTGGTAGGTGAATGTGTTTTGACTTTTCAAAGACTATTAAATAATAAGGAGTAGCATCCAAGAGCCTAAAAGCTTTAGGAACACCAAAGAgttgtttactatcgagagtattctagctcaactcatatatatatatatatatatatatatatatatatatgtatgtatgtatgttggcGCGCGcgtctttttttaatttatgtaGCACTTTCGAGAAGAGTTCGTCTGGTGAGACAGTTTCAAATCTAGTAGTTTACAACTTGAAATTACCGCCAATCTCTTATTACAGCTTTTTAGACTTGATAAAATGGCTAAGATGTAGATAAAATTACTTTTAAtaccgatatatatatatattaatttaattatttattttgtcaaAAGCAGAAGTAGAAGTAGAAGTTGAAGTTGAACCAAAATAGATAGCTGACGTAAACTGTGCCATTGGCCCAAAACAGCAGAGCTATATTGGCATTTGGTTGGGTTTGAATTGAATTCAGGTTAATTAGATTTAATCGATCTTGGTCCCCTCCACACTGATTTTGCAGATGCAATTTATTCATCGCGTCACAATTGTATATTACTTTCCCAATTGAATAATAATATCTAACCCCTATTCCGAACATAAGTACAATTCCCATGTGATTAGTGGTACATGACACATGTGATGATTCATCCTCTCAAACTTACAACTCGCAAATGGGAAAGCTCACCCACCACCAGCACCTTCCCGACCGTTGGAAACCCTCGTTTTCAAACCGTACACCCCACCCCCCCCAATCCGACCGTTGGAACCCAAAATTCCAAACTCTCCGGCCCCAGTCCCTCCTTTccccattaaaaaaaaaattgcacaacACTCTTATCCTTTCCCACTGGAGAATCCtgtccccttctctctctctctctctctctctctctctctctctctacgttcACACTTGAGCTTCTCCATGAAACCCACTACTAAGTACTCCTTTCTCTATTTTGGCCCCATCCATTCCCCTCCCATTTGTACCTCTCTCGTGCAAAAAGAAGCCACATCTCTTACTAAGCTCTTTAATGGCCTCTCATCACATACAAGCTCTGCTCTTCTCCCTATTCCTTCTCCCCTCTCTACTTCTATCTGCACCAATCTCAGCCAAAAACATAAGCTTTGACTccgcctccttctccttctccaacCTCACCCTCCTCGGCGACTCCTACCTCCGAAACGGCGCCATCGGCCTCACCCGCGAAACCGACGTCCCCTCCTCGAGCTCCGGCACCGTCGTATGCAATCTCCCGGTCCAATTCTACGACCCATCGACGAACACCTCCGCCTCTTTCTCCACCAAATTCTCTTTCTCAATCACGAACCCGAATCCTCAGTCCCAAGGGGATGGCCTCACATTCTTCATCTCGCCCAGTAATGAGACTCTCGGCAGCACGGGCGGCTATCTCGGCCTTTTCAACGCAACTGCGCCGGCGAAAAACGGCTCGATCATCGGGTTCGAGTTCGACACCCGGTTGGACGAAGAATTCGGTGACCCAAATGATAATCATGTGGGATTGGATATCAATTCTCCCAACTCGTCGAAGGCGGTGGATGCCGGTTCTTATGGGATCGAGCTCAAGAGTGGCAACACAACCACCGCTTGGATCGATTACTATGACGGTGACAATCAGCTTGAGATTCGGTTGTCGTACTCGGCCGTCAAGCCCGAAAAGCCGGTCTTGTCCTTGCGAGTCGATCTCTCCGAGCACTTTGAGGAGACCATGTATGTTGGTTTTTCGGCTTCGACGGAGGGAAGCACGGAGCTCCACACCATTAAAGATTGGAGCTTTCGCACATTTGGGCTCCCTTCTCTCAATCCCTCCTCAATCAATCCATCTCCCGACGGGCGCGGCAACACGTCGAGCATCATCCCCGCGATGCCCGCCACTAGCCCTCGTAGCAGCTTTCGGAGGAAGCTCGGCTTTGCGCTAGGAATCATGGGCCCTGTAGCTCTTTGCATTGCTTTTGTTCTGTTTGTTTGGGTCTCAATCAAAAAGTATATGGAGTACAAAGCAAACAAACAGGGTTTAGCAACAGAGTTTCTGAAAGGGCCAAGGAAGTTCAGTTACAGGGAGATGAGCACTTCCACAAGAGGTTTTCACACAAGCAGAATAATTGGGAATGGGGCTTTTGGGACGGTGTACAAAGCAATAATACCAGGATCGAGGATCGCATTCGCGGTGAAACGGTCGAAGCAGGCTCACCAAAGCAAGAAGGAATTCATATCCGAGCTATCCATAATTGCTTGCCTGAGGCACAAAAACCTGGTTCAGCTCGAAGGTTGGTGCGACGAAAAGGGCGAACTGCTGCTCGTGTACGAGTTCATGCCGAACGGGAGCCTCGACAAGCTTCTGTACCGTGAACCGAACTCGTGCGGTTCGAGCCCGACGATACTACAATGGCCCGACAGATACAACGTAGCGGTCGGGATCGCCTCTGTTCTATCGTACTTGCACCAAGAATGCGAGCAGCAGGTGATACACAGAGATGTTAAAACAAGCAACATATTGTTGGATTCCAACTTCAATCCAAGGTTAGGGGATTTCGGCTTGGCTCGGCTTACGGACCACAACAAAAGCCCTGTTTCTACTCTAACTGCTGGGACTATGGGTTATCTAGCTCCGGAGTATTTGCAATATGGAAAAGCCACTGAAAAAACTGATGTTTTTAGCTACGGAGTGGTGGTGTTGGAAATTTGCTGCGGGAGGAGGCCAATTTTTGACAGAGAAAACGAAAGGGCGAAGAAGATGGTCAACTTGGTCGACTGGGTTTGGGGATTGTATTCAGAGGATAGGCTCATTGAAGCAGCCGATGCAAGATTGAATATTGGAGAGTTTGAGAGGGAGGAGATGGAGAGGCTTCTGCTTGTGGGCTTGAGCTGCGCGAACCCGAACTGCGCAGAGAGGCCGACGATGAGGAGGGTTCTGCAGGTGCTCAACCGCGAGGCGGAGCCGGTCGCGGTGCCGAGGAAGAAGCCGCTGCTCGTGTTCGCGTCGAGCACGTCGTTCAGCATGCGGGAGATCGTCGCGGATTGCGAGCAGAGCATGAAGTCACAAGAGATTGGTTGTTAGcaatttaattgtaataatctGTAGTAGTTAGTAAGGAAATGCAGCAATCAATTGTTTGTTCTTTGAAGTtggtttttgttctttttattttgttcttattCAATTTGGTAGATCTCTTTATATTTGTGAGAATTGTGGTGGTAGTGTGATTGTATTACTCAAGTAACCAATAAAGTAATGTAACATACTagaattttcttcttcttttttttttttgagtattaTGAAGCATGTTGTATAATTACTGTGCCATTCTTTGCGATCtaaaactttatatttgaaatttgttaaatcatataaaacAACCGTTACCactattttcaatatttatattcaataaaattatttttttatcgaaACAAAATATGTCTCATGAAGAAGCAGAAATTGAGCTCAAGCAAAATATGTCTCATAAAGAAGCAAAAATTGAGCTTAATGCATGATTGTTGTCTAGCTCGAATGCAAGATgttctaataaaaaattttaatgaaaaaaattatttatttgccgtataaataaataaccaaTCAAAAGCTCTTTTCCCTTAGCGTGGGTATCCAAAGCGGGTTCGGTTTTGCTTTGACTCGTTCAACGCCTACGATCGACTTAGTCAAACCCACTAACCCGTCAAACAGTAGAGGAACCTATGAAGCGGCGCCACGTGGCAGCACATCACTGTCCCATCCCTCACGTATTGCACCCCACTAAGCCTAATCCAACGGACGCGATGAGCTCTTAACTACCACATCACTCTGTAACTTCCCTCCATGCCACTATTTAAaacacccccacccccaccactCCCCCCACACAAGAGCCCTTAATATTAGCACTGAGCATTGAGCTTAGTACTCTATTCGAGTTCCCTCAACAATGGCTTCTCCCTTAACTACTCACTCTCTCACACACCTCTTCTTCTACCTCGCAACTTACCTTCTTCTCACGTCCGTGGCATTTGGTCACGAGTTCCGCGTCGGTGGCCCTCGCGGTTGGACCGAACCCATCGGCGACGAGTTCGAGTCCTACAACCACTGGGCCACGAGGAACCGGTTTCACATCGGAGATTACTTGTGTAAGCGCGCACTTCGTCTTAACTTAAAAAGACTACAATACTGAGTAAGGAAGCAGATCTATTTACTTAATTCTTttgattattgtttttttttttgtttttttccaaCATTCTAGATTTCAAGTACGAGAATGATTCGGTGCTCGTGGTGACCCACGACGAGTACAAGGAGTGCAACACGACGAATCCGATCGCGAAATTCACCGATGGCGACACCAAGTTCCGGTTCGACCGCTACGGGTTCTTCTACTTCATCAGCGGCGAGCCGAGCCACTGCTGGGCCGGGCAAAGGTTGATTGTTCGAGTGATGGTGCATCCGGAGACCGTGAGCCCCGGGCCTGCGCCTTTTCTAGCCCCTCCTCCTAGTCGTGGCCATGATACAGGTCCAAGCTCGGGTTCAAATCCAGGttcaggttcaggttcgggttcgagttcgagCCCGTCGGGTCAACCAGGATACAGTGGGGCAGTTAAGTTCAATGGTGGTTATTGGCTCATGACAGGCCTTGTGGGGGGCTTATCCATGTTGTTGTTTGCTAGCTAGTTAGCTGTTTTATTTGGTCGTTAGGTGTGTTCAGGAATATTAGACATAGGGTATTAATGTATGGTCTATTTAATTTGttgctaaatttttaattttgatttgaatgtATTGTTGGTAGTGAGACTTGTTGCTTTTTTAGTGTGAAGGAGTATGctgatcatcttttttttcttggatttaAGACAAGTCAGAAACAATTGTTTGTTGCATTAATACTGTTCTTTTAGAGCTACACAATTTTGTAGTGATCTGAAACAAAATTCATgaaatatttacaaaatttactTTCAAGTCGTCAGATAACAAtctatgtttttatattttacatttaacgATATCTACTTGACAACTCCATGAGAAAGTCGTTGCTGAGATTTGCAAATTGCCGAGTATATGTACGTAGAGTCGGCGACATCAGTACCTGGCAATGCACAGTGAGCGACTCTAAAGTCGGCAACATGCCACTAAAACCTGCCGACTTTAATTAATTACGCACCGACTCATCCATAAAGTTCGCGGGaaatccccctctctctctctctctctctctctcaatcgcCATGAGTTCGAGACTCCGGGGTTTCGAACCCACTGACTCTCACCCTAACCCTAAATTTGGGGACAACAAGGGGAAAGGAGTGATCGATCTGGGAAACGGGAGCGAGGTGATCCACATCCCTCGGTTCGTGCCCTGGGATCAGGCGTGGGAGTGGTACGAGTACCTCGACAAGGAGATCCCGTGGACGAGGCCTATGATCCACGTCTTTGGGAGATCTTGCGTCCAGGTTCCGATTCTCTGCGCTTAATCTCTAATTTCGATATAAAACTCCATTAATTCAGCTGAGAAATGCCGCAAGTTTTGAGGGTTTGTGTTTGCCGTTTATGATGTACATCGTCAAGTTTCGATCCTGAGAACCCATTCGATTTGTTTTTAGTGCTACGCCCTATTTCTTTTGAGTAGATCACTAGATAATTTGTGTTATAGGGCGTATTTGATTCggttttttggggttttttttcgatttctttttttttttttcgatttcttTGTTGAGACAAATTTGAGGGTTTGCAACTGGATAGTCTCCTAAGAATTCTCTTTTTTAGTACGGCAAATGTAGACAATAATACGGCTTGCAACTTGATTATctactaaatattttgtttatattcgGAACATGTGTCGAGTATGAggggaaaaaaggaaagaaaaccaAATCACCCGAAAAATTCGCCCTAGCTTGTCTAAATTTTGGAGAAATGAAAGTTGTTCTCAAATGCACTGGATTCCGCTGAGATGATACTTTTCTGCTGAAAGGATTCATAATAATCTTCTAGATCAGTTTGCATATTATGCTAGATTAAGCTGCAACCCTTTGAAGTGAAATTCATATCTAGATCTCCTAATATGAAGTCACAGAATAtggaggcaaaaaaaaaaaaaaaaaatcgaaacaTGTTACTTTTGTTATATTGTAAtgtttttctagggtttttcatATGGCAGATGTTCTGTTAGTACCTGTAGAAGACATATAGATAATTGATCTTTTTCATTTCCATAGCTTGATCTTTTTTGCTTTGTTCCATCTATTAGACAgatctaaatattaaaatatttattatgcgCATTATTTTTGTTGGCAGCCTAGAGATACTTGCTATATTGCAAGCGAAGGGCTACCGGATTTGAAATACAGTGGTTACCAACCATATGCCCATTCTTGGGATGATTATCCGCTGCTTAAAGACATTTTAAAGGCCGTAAGACCCCTTTCGCATGCAACTACAGATATTTTGAATGTTTACTATGGTTCACTTTTTTCACTGAACAGTCCATTCTTTGGAGATCCAAGGTACTTGATAGGTCCAAATAAGTAAAGGCTTGTTGGCTCACAGCCTATTTTGCGACAATTTGAGTAGCCTAGACCCGGGAACCTCTGCGCTCCTGAGTTCTTCTCTCTTCTACTTGGCCTATTAATGGCTAAATTGATGGTGGTTTTCTTGAAGATATGTTTTTTGATTATTCTGTCCCCTACTAGCATGTGCTTACCATTCTCTTAATATCCTATACAATATTCCCCGCCTCATCAAAATAAAAGCCCTAACTGGGCATTATTCATTCTTGTACATTCCATGGCTAGGGACTGAAAGATCTTCCTTGGCATTAGAGATTTCCATCCTTTTTATTCCCTGATACTTTACAAACTGTTTCTTCATTTAAATGATCAGCGTCAACTTATATACACTGCTAGGTTCATGAGGCACTTCCAGGAAGCTATTTTAACAGTTTAGTTCTGAATCGATACAAGGGCGGCTCAGACTATGTGTCATGGCATTCTGACGACGAGCCGCTCTATGGACCAACTCCAGAAATAGCATCAGTTACCCTCGGTTGTGAACGCGAGTTTCTATTACGAAGGAAACCTTTCAAAAGACAAGGTAGGCTGTAATGAGTATGCCAAATTCTCAAGCTAAATTAGCTAGTAATTTTTGACAccaacctttttctttttttttttcatgaattgATAATTGCAATTATAAAGCTTCAGCTACTAGAGCCTCAGGACAATCTCTCGGAAAGCGATCCAGGGAAAGCCTACAGGATCAGCATTCCTTTGTGCTGAAGCACGGTTCTTTGCTGGTAATGAGGGGCTACACCCAAAGGGATTGGCATCACTCGGTGCCCAAGCGTGCGAAAGCCGAGTCGGTTAGGATCAATCTCACGTTCAGGCGTGTACTGGTCTAGGACCCGCCAAAGCCTGCAGCCAGAACGAAGGTTTTAGTAAAGACGGTATATTTTTGACCCCTCCCTCTGAAAATTGCATATCTAAGTATGGTACTAATTTTTTTGTCCTTAGATTTCCGGTTAGCTATTACTATTCCGAGTTCGGGGTTTAATGCTTGTGTAAGGTACATGATGTTTTGTGTGGTAGATAACAATATTTGGGttgaaaagaaattttcttctttttttcttcttttccgtTGGAGGGCAATTTTTTTGACAGTTGATAGCAGTGTGCAATAGGTAAtggtgtttttgttttttcccaATTTTTTGCTCTTATTATTACAAGTAGTATGCGCTGCACATTTTGCAGCTATCAGAAGTTGTCATTCCTAAATTTTACGTAGTGAATAGTTGGGATATCTCCCATTGATTAGTCAGCAATTTGACTATTTTTCTatctatacatattatatatatatatttttttcttttctttcgttTCTTAGCCTATTAGGCTTTTGGGTGTGTGAATAAATTatccaataataatttatttagtttactTTTAGATATTGAAATAAGTTATTTGGAGATAACTTATTTGGTATAAATTTGTTTTTGTGTAATTATATATTTGGAAggtagaaattttaattttaactcttTGAAAGGATTTGGCATCTAAGATTCTGTGAAGGGCAATTTTGTACCTGTACGTCTTAAAAGTTTACATAAATTTTTCACTCTCCCATCCGTGGGTCACTTTTCTCACACTAGCCTtatcaatcattttttttttttcttactagtaaaaatgtaaaaaaatatttaaaccctTGAATGAAatggtgtaaaatttacattcaATTTTTGAATGTACCGACAGTAATTTTTCTGTGGAGGCATAGTATATTCTGCTCACAAGATTATCTTATCCGCAGAAAAACTAAAAGTGGAATATGCTATTCTGTACCAAACATTTTATCGTACTCTTAATTTTTAATCACAAAAATATTCTCATACCGGATGGCATACCACTGGATAA includes the following:
- the LOC109711808 gene encoding probable L-type lectin-domain containing receptor kinase S.7; this translates as MASHHIQALLFSLFLLPSLLLSAPISAKNISFDSASFSFSNLTLLGDSYLRNGAIGLTRETDVPSSSSGTVVCNLPVQFYDPSTNTSASFSTKFSFSITNPNPQSQGDGLTFFISPSNETLGSTGGYLGLFNATAPAKNGSIIGFEFDTRLDEEFGDPNDNHVGLDINSPNSSKAVDAGSYGIELKSGNTTTAWIDYYDGDNQLEIRLSYSAVKPEKPVLSLRVDLSEHFEETMYVGFSASTEGSTELHTIKDWSFRTFGLPSLNPSSINPSPDGRGNTSSIIPAMPATSPRSSFRRKLGFALGIMGPVALCIAFVLFVWVSIKKYMEYKANKQGLATEFLKGPRKFSYREMSTSTRGFHTSRIIGNGAFGTVYKAIIPGSRIAFAVKRSKQAHQSKKEFISELSIIACLRHKNLVQLEGWCDEKGELLLVYEFMPNGSLDKLLYREPNSCGSSPTILQWPDRYNVAVGIASVLSYLHQECEQQVIHRDVKTSNILLDSNFNPRLGDFGLARLTDHNKSPVSTLTAGTMGYLAPEYLQYGKATEKTDVFSYGVVVLEICCGRRPIFDRENERAKKMVNLVDWVWGLYSEDRLIEAADARLNIGEFEREEMERLLLVGLSCANPNCAERPTMRRVLQVLNREAEPVAVPRKKPLLVFASSTSFSMREIVADCEQSMKSQEIGC
- the LOC109711810 gene encoding early nodulin-like protein 1 encodes the protein MASPLTTHSLTHLFFYLATYLLLTSVAFGHEFRVGGPRGWTEPIGDEFESYNHWATRNRFHIGDYLYFKYENDSVLVVTHDEYKECNTTNPIAKFTDGDTKFRFDRYGFFYFISGEPSHCWAGQRLIVRVMVHPETVSPGPAPFLAPPPSRGHDTGPSSGSNPGSGSGSGSSSSPSGQPGYSGAVKFNGGYWLMTGLVGGLSMLLFAS
- the LOC109711809 gene encoding DNA oxidative demethylase ALKBH2 isoform X2 produces the protein MSSRLRGFEPTDSHPNPKFGDNKGKGVIDLGNGSEVIHIPRFVPWDQAWEWYEYLDKEIPWTRPMIHVFGRSCVQPRDTCYIASEGLPDLKYSGYQPYAHSWDDYPLLKDILKAVHEALPGSYFNSLVLNRYKGGSDYVSWHSDDEPLYGPTPEIASVTLGCEREFLLRRKPFKRQATRASGQSLGKRSRESLQDQHSFVLKHGSLLVMRGYTQRDWHHSVPKRAKAESVRINLTFRRVLV
- the LOC109711809 gene encoding DNA oxidative demethylase ALKBH2 isoform X1; the encoded protein is MSSRLRGFEPTDSHPNPKFGDNKGKGVIDLGNGSEVIHIPRFVPWDQAWEWYEYLDKEIPWTRPMIHVFGRSCVQPRDTCYIASEGLPDLKYSGYQPYAHSWDDYPLLKDILKAVHEALPGSYFNSLVLNRYKGGSDYVSWHSDDEPLYGPTPEIASVTLGCEREFLLRRKPFKRQASATRASGQSLGKRSRESLQDQHSFVLKHGSLLVMRGYTQRDWHHSVPKRAKAESVRINLTFRRVLV